One Kitasatospora sp. NBC_01287 DNA window includes the following coding sequences:
- a CDS encoding dihydrodipicolinate synthase family protein, translated as MVATTLPLRPDLSVDYDAYAEHVRRLIDAGCDGVVPNGSLGEYQTLTAEERARVVTTAVEAAGDGARVMPGVAAYGSAESRQWAEQAAEAGAGSVLLLPPNAYRADAAAVRAHYAEVAKAGLPVVAYNNPIDTKVDLVPELLAELHAEGSIVAVKEFSGDVRRAYQIAELAPGLDLLIGADDVLLELALAGAVGWIAGYPNALPEASVALFRAAVAQDLTTALPLYRALHPLLRWDSKTEFVQAIKLSMDIAGLAGGPVRPPRGPLTEQVEAAVRAATEKALAEGLS; from the coding sequence ATGGTCGCCACCACGCTGCCGCTGCGCCCGGACCTCTCCGTCGACTACGACGCCTACGCCGAGCACGTCCGCCGTCTGATCGACGCGGGTTGCGACGGCGTGGTCCCCAACGGCTCGCTCGGCGAGTACCAGACGCTCACCGCCGAGGAGCGCGCCCGGGTCGTCACCACCGCCGTCGAGGCGGCCGGGGACGGGGCTCGGGTGATGCCGGGCGTCGCCGCGTACGGCAGCGCCGAGTCCCGCCAGTGGGCCGAGCAGGCCGCGGAGGCCGGCGCCGGCTCGGTGCTGCTGCTGCCGCCCAACGCCTACCGGGCCGATGCGGCCGCGGTGCGCGCCCACTACGCAGAGGTGGCCAAGGCCGGTCTGCCGGTGGTCGCGTACAACAACCCGATCGACACCAAGGTCGACCTGGTTCCGGAGCTGCTGGCCGAACTGCACGCCGAGGGCAGCATCGTGGCGGTCAAGGAGTTCAGTGGCGACGTCCGTCGCGCCTACCAGATCGCCGAGCTGGCCCCGGGGCTCGACCTGCTGATCGGCGCCGACGACGTGCTGCTCGAGCTGGCCCTGGCGGGCGCGGTGGGGTGGATCGCAGGCTACCCGAACGCGCTGCCCGAGGCCTCGGTCGCGCTCTTCCGGGCCGCTGTCGCCCAGGACCTGACCACCGCGCTGCCGCTCTACAGGGCGCTGCACCCGCTGCTGCGCTGGGACTCCAAGACCGAGTTCGTGCAGGCGATCAAGCTCTCGATGGACATCGCCGGTCTGGCGGGCGGCCCGGTCCGCCCGCCGCGCGGCCCGCTCACCGAGCAGGTCGAGGCCGCCGTACGGGCCGCGACCGAGAAGGCGCTCGCGGAGGGGCTGAGCTGA
- a CDS encoding proline racemase family protein: MRTRHVFHAVDSHTEGMPTRVITGGFGIIPGATMAERRIHFQQHLDEFRTLLMYEPRGHASMSGAILQPPTRPDADFGVLFIEVSGLLPMCGHGTIGVATVLVETGMVPVVEPVTTVRLDTPAGLVTAEVRVENGAATAVTIRNVASYTVALDQTIDVPGWGTVGYDLAYGGNFYAILPLAEFALPFERERKQDILAAGLALMDAINNSPARPVHPEDPSFHSVHHVNLLAPGSTAEHSRHAMAIHPGWFDRSPCGTGTSARMAQLHARGELPLGQDFVNESFIGTRFTGRLLEETTVAGLPAVIPTVTGRAWVTGTAQYFLDPTDPFPGGFLL; the protein is encoded by the coding sequence ATGCGCACCCGGCACGTCTTCCACGCCGTCGACTCACACACCGAGGGCATGCCCACCCGGGTGATCACCGGCGGCTTCGGCATCATCCCCGGTGCCACCATGGCCGAGCGCCGCATCCACTTCCAGCAGCACCTGGACGAATTCCGCACCCTGCTGATGTACGAGCCGCGCGGCCACGCGTCGATGAGCGGCGCGATCCTGCAGCCGCCGACCCGTCCGGACGCCGATTTCGGGGTGCTCTTCATCGAGGTCTCCGGCCTGCTGCCGATGTGCGGGCACGGCACCATCGGGGTGGCGACGGTGCTGGTGGAGACCGGCATGGTGCCGGTGGTCGAACCGGTCACCACGGTGCGCCTGGACACTCCCGCCGGGCTGGTCACCGCCGAGGTGCGGGTCGAGAACGGCGCCGCCACCGCCGTCACCATCCGCAACGTCGCCTCCTACACGGTCGCGCTGGACCAGACGATCGACGTCCCCGGCTGGGGCACGGTCGGCTACGACCTGGCCTACGGCGGCAACTTCTACGCGATCCTGCCGCTCGCCGAGTTCGCACTGCCCTTCGAGCGCGAGCGCAAGCAGGACATCCTCGCGGCGGGCCTGGCCCTGATGGACGCGATCAACAACTCGCCGGCCCGCCCGGTGCACCCCGAGGACCCGTCCTTCCACAGCGTCCACCACGTCAACCTGCTGGCCCCCGGGTCCACCGCCGAGCACTCCCGGCACGCGATGGCCATCCACCCCGGCTGGTTCGACCGCTCGCCGTGCGGCACCGGCACCTCCGCCCGGATGGCCCAACTGCACGCGCGTGGCGAGCTGCCGCTGGGGCAGGACTTCGTCAACGAGTCGTTCATCGGCACCCGCTTCACCGGCCGGCTGCTCGAGGAGACGACAGTGGCCGGCCTGCCTGCCGTCATACCGACCGTCACGGGGCGGGCCTGGGTGACCGGCACCGCGCAGTACTTCCTCGACCCCACCGACCCCTTCCCCGGAGGCTTCCTGCTGTGA
- a CDS encoding aldehyde dehydrogenase, whose amino-acid sequence MSVTVRSFNPADPADLVVEAPVPGAFGTAAVVERARAAQPGWFASGAAARSAALGRAADAVAAHAEELAALAVREVGKPLAEARGEVARTEAILRYYAQAPYAPAGAVHEPAAGEGLLLTRRRPHGVAGLVTPWNFPFAIPVWKLAPALAVGNTAVIKPAPEATACALRLAEVLALPAGVLSVVPGGAEEGAALVSAADVVSFTGSTATGQAVIRTATERSVPVQAEMGGLNAAIVLPDADIEQAAAHLAFAIAGYAGQKCTATSRVIAVGGALEPLRAALVKALAAAGADSGPVISAAARDRLAEAVTSAVAGGAELLTGGGRPEGEGWFVEPALLAQVPAGHPLLAEEFFGPVAVLLPAADLDEAIALANATRHNLAASVHTRELDVALAAADRLDAGMIRINAPSSGVDFHLPFGGAKAASYGAREQGQAALDFYTASRTVSLLPAGSTR is encoded by the coding sequence GTGAGCGTCACCGTCCGCTCGTTCAACCCCGCCGACCCCGCCGACCTGGTGGTCGAGGCCCCGGTGCCGGGCGCCTTCGGCACCGCCGCCGTCGTCGAGCGGGCCAGGGCCGCGCAGCCCGGCTGGTTCGCATCCGGCGCCGCCGCCCGCTCGGCCGCGCTCGGCCGGGCCGCCGACGCGGTGGCGGCGCACGCCGAGGAGCTGGCCGCCCTGGCCGTCCGGGAGGTCGGCAAGCCGTTGGCGGAGGCCCGCGGCGAGGTGGCCCGTACGGAGGCGATCCTGCGCTACTACGCCCAGGCCCCGTACGCGCCGGCCGGCGCGGTGCACGAACCCGCCGCGGGTGAGGGCCTGCTGCTCACCCGGCGCCGCCCCCACGGCGTGGCCGGGCTGGTCACGCCGTGGAACTTCCCGTTCGCCATCCCGGTCTGGAAGCTCGCGCCCGCCCTCGCCGTCGGCAACACGGCGGTGATCAAGCCCGCGCCGGAGGCGACCGCCTGCGCGCTGCGGCTGGCCGAGGTGCTGGCGCTGCCCGCCGGGGTGCTCTCCGTGGTGCCGGGCGGCGCGGAGGAGGGCGCGGCGCTGGTCTCGGCCGCCGATGTCGTCTCCTTCACCGGCTCCACCGCCACCGGGCAGGCGGTGATCCGCACCGCCACCGAGCGCTCGGTGCCGGTGCAGGCCGAGATGGGCGGCCTGAACGCGGCCATCGTGCTGCCGGACGCCGACATCGAGCAGGCCGCCGCACACCTGGCCTTCGCGATCGCCGGCTACGCGGGCCAGAAGTGCACCGCCACCAGCCGCGTGATCGCGGTCGGCGGCGCGCTGGAGCCGCTGCGGGCGGCGCTGGTCAAGGCGCTGGCGGCGGCCGGTGCGGACAGCGGCCCGGTGATCTCGGCGGCGGCCCGGGACCGGCTGGCCGAGGCGGTCACCTCGGCCGTGGCGGGCGGCGCCGAGCTGCTGACCGGCGGCGGGCGACCGGAGGGGGAGGGCTGGTTCGTCGAGCCGGCGCTGCTGGCCCAGGTGCCGGCCGGGCACCCGCTGCTGGCCGAGGAGTTCTTCGGACCGGTCGCGGTGCTGCTGCCCGCCGCCGACCTCGACGAGGCGATCGCGCTGGCCAACGCCACCCGGCACAACCTGGCCGCCTCCGTGCACACCCGCGAGCTGGACGTCGCGCTGGCCGCCGCCGACCGGCTGGACGCCGGGATGATCCGGATCAACGCGCCCTCCAGCGGTGTCGACTTCCACCTGCCGTTCGGCGGCGCCAAGGCGGCTTCGTACGGGGCGCGTGAGCAGGGTCAGGCGGCACTCGACTTCTACACCGCTAGCCGCACCGTCTCGCTGCTGCCGGCCGGGAGCACCCGGTGA
- a CDS encoding proline racemase family protein, with protein MIVRTVDYHTAGEPFRIVVEGLPPVPGDSVAERRAIAIGAGGSPTRPRPGRLDTVRQLLTREPRGHAGMYGGFLVPPDDDEAHLGVLFFHKDGYSTACGHGTMALGAWAVDSGLVPAPADGTARVRIDVPSGRVTALVHRSGGRTTAVAFRNVPTRVLARKRSVATSAGPLEVDLADSGAVYASVAVDEVTAAGLPWLTVLGREVRAALAPEYDLYGVIFHQELPDTPAGPAQRNVTVFADGQLDRSPCGSGTSARLALLAEDGRLGPDQELRHESVIGTVFTGRVLGQVPGRPADGVLTEVTGQAHRTGEHRFTLDQDDALGTGFLL; from the coding sequence GTGATCGTCCGCACGGTCGACTACCACACGGCCGGAGAGCCGTTCCGGATCGTGGTCGAGGGCCTGCCGCCCGTCCCCGGGGACTCGGTCGCCGAACGCCGGGCGATCGCCATCGGTGCCGGCGGCAGTCCGACCCGCCCCCGACCCGGCCGGCTGGACACCGTGCGGCAGCTGCTCACCCGGGAGCCGCGCGGCCACGCCGGGATGTACGGCGGGTTCCTGGTGCCGCCGGACGATGACGAGGCGCACCTGGGCGTGCTCTTCTTCCACAAGGACGGCTATTCCACCGCCTGCGGGCACGGCACCATGGCGCTCGGCGCCTGGGCGGTGGACAGCGGCCTCGTGCCGGCGCCCGCCGACGGCACGGCGCGGGTGCGGATCGACGTGCCCTCCGGCCGGGTGACCGCACTGGTCCACCGCAGCGGCGGCCGTACCACGGCGGTCGCCTTCCGCAACGTGCCGACCCGGGTGCTGGCGCGCAAGCGATCGGTGGCGACCTCGGCCGGCCCGCTGGAAGTCGACCTGGCCGACTCCGGCGCCGTCTACGCCTCGGTCGCGGTCGACGAGGTGACGGCTGCCGGCCTGCCGTGGCTCACCGTGCTCGGGCGCGAGGTGCGGGCGGCACTGGCACCGGAGTACGACCTCTACGGAGTGATCTTCCACCAGGAGCTGCCCGACACCCCGGCCGGGCCCGCCCAGCGCAACGTCACCGTCTTCGCCGACGGCCAGCTCGACCGCTCGCCCTGCGGGTCGGGCACCTCGGCCCGGCTCGCTCTGCTGGCCGAGGACGGGCGGCTCGGACCGGATCAGGAGCTGCGGCACGAGTCCGTGATCGGCACCGTCTTCACCGGGCGGGTGCTGGGGCAGGTGCCCGGGCGGCCGGCGGACGGGGTGCTCACCGAGGTCACCGGACAGGCCCACCGCACCGGGGAGCACCGCTTCACCTTGGACCAGGACGACGCGCTGGGGACGGGGTTCCTGCTGTGA